The genomic window TTTACTTTAAAACAGAAATAGTAATTTTTAATACaagatgtactgtaaatattatAAACAATTTTCTAGTAAATAAAAGCATTATATGAGACAACGATTTCTTAAACCTTTGAACGATTTAAAGGCCCAGTCAGTAatatctagcggcaaggttgcgaattgcaaccaaccgctcactcctcccctccctttcgaaacactatgatggctgacagaacatggcgaattatgcaaggggacctgcggtgtatgtagatagaaatggcttattctaaggtaataaaaacataacgcttcactgtgtaagctctttatacacatctgaaggcatagctatgtatattatattgcatttctatcatcAAATGgatcatcccaaaaattacacactggacctttaattacatttacagaGCGGTACTTTTATCTATTGCttatagttatgtttttataacataAGGTCATTGTAACTATTTGCAGCAAAGTGTATTTACGGGGGTGAACTCTTGTGATGATGATGTTGGCTGATCCAACAGATGTGTGTCCTCAGGTTCATTGTCTGTGATGTTCTGTCCAGCCGTCCCTGTTACAAacacagttttgtttttctgatgtctaCATAATGTCATTTGACTATTCTATGGTTTAAAATGTACTGTCAGGATGTAAACAATTACTGTAACCATTGACGTCTACAGAGGCGTATCTGACATTAAGTTGATCTTCACTGGCATCTGTtaaatacacacagacacaaatacacgcacacgcacacgcacacgcacacgcacacacacacacacacacacacacacacacacacacacacacacacacacacacacacacacacaNcacacacacacacacacacacacacacacacacacacacacacacacacacacacacacacacacacacacacacacacacacacacttatcttTAAGGGACATTAACATAAAGTCTTAACAAGTAAAAAAGTATTAATGGggaaaaattattattattaaaagttataCAGCTGACCTAaaattttttgttaattcaacttaaaaaatattagttaacataaCAATTGTGCGTCAAATTCATgtaataactaatatttttacgttgaattaactaaactaaaaattTTAAGTCAGATGGataacttaattttttaagttgaaacaacaaatcaaTCAACTGTGGGTGATACTTGCCCCTTTGACATCGAAACCTATTCCAGCAGCAATAGACCAGCACAACAGCCAGAACAATAATAGATAGAACAACACCAACAGAAATACCAACGATAAGAGGAATATTCCAAGGTGCTGTgatgaacaaacacaaaacactcaTTAGACTGATTTACTTCTGATTTCCACCAAATCTCAGTCAAAGAACAAACAGTTGGGATAGAAAACATCATCAGTAGTCTTAACAGCCACATGACCAGGAAGTTAAAGGTGTCTCGGCAAATCAGCTTCAAAAATGTGTAACTCGCATTAAACCTCTAAGTAGTCAAACATTTAGAGACACTGACCAAGTTGCAGTTTTTTATTCTTCGGATCAATAAGCTCAAATGCTTCAGATTTTAGACAAATTGAAATAGACGTTTCGTACACAAGTCTTTATACTTTAGGTCTCTACTCATTTGACTTGTGTCCATGGTGTGCTTTTGACGTTTGTTGGGAATTTCACATAGTTAGCTAATAGATCATTTATATCACATAAACcataaatgcaatgtaatgGATATATACGAGATCAGCTTTGTTAATAAACAGTAATCTAAACCGCTGTCATACCTTTACAAAATTCACTGATGTTGAGTGGTGTGGTTTTGTtggtaaaaaaattgtttacaaCACAGCTGTAGTTGTTTCTGTCCTGATATTTCACCTCCAGACACAGAAAGTTGCTTTTGAGATCAGACACGTTGATGCTGGAGTTTAATCTGCTTCCATTGTACCAGGAGAGAGTCACATCCGACACATTCAgcactgaacacaacaacacGCATTTTGATGCTGACGAACATTGCGTTGAGTCTTTGGTGATGATTGGAATGGGCAACGGATCTGAAGAACATCAGGGAGTAAAGCCATTAACAACATGATCATTCAAAGCCATCAAAATTGTAGTTCACGTAGAATAATCGATGTTGTCAGTTTGTTCATAAAAATGTTCTATTGTAATCAAACAGAGAAGCTTAAATTGTGATGGGTGAAGCTTTTGTTCAATAGCTGATAATCTCAGGGAAGAGTCTAAACATTCAGTCCTGTCAATCATCATTAAGAGCATCCGCCCAAGCATCCCTCCTCCTCCCCATGTCCTCCTCCTTTAAGCTGAATGGGCAGACTCGTGAAACTCACCATAGACAGTAACATTAAATCGATGGCATTCTTGATGTTTTCCGTTAGTGATCAGTAGTTTAATGGTTCCGGTGTGGATTTTACTGATGTTGGTGACGGTGAGACATCCAGTCTGGCTGTCCAGCTGCAGTCTGTTAATAAATCTTTTATCTTGACAGTCATAGCATGCCGATACGTTTTCAAACAGTTCAGCAATGAGACGGTTTTCATAAAGCCACATTACGTGATCCTCATACTGCACTTCAGTAAGGTTTGTTGGTAAAATCACAGAATCCCCTTCACTCGCTGGCTCTGgtatttctctctctgtttcagaACACATAAAACAATTTGTGTctgaattataatttaaatgcactgtaaaaaatgatttgttgttttttgttgtttcaacttaaaaaaataagttaccttgttgctttaaaattttaagttagttcaacttaaaaatattagtcaacacaacgagtttgcaacaaattcattaagtgaactaatatttttaagttgaactaacttaaaattttaaggcaacaaggtaacttatttttttaagttgaaacaacaaaaaacaacaaatcattttttacagtgtggtgaATTCTGTTAGACATACTGTAGATTAGCAAATGAGTCATCAGATCAGCTGAGTAAACAAGCAGTGATATACACACTTGGACATGACTGACAGGAAGAAGCAACGTCGAGATACGAAGTCTTAGTTTTGCCTGAACTGGACACCACACAGCTGTAGTTGTTTTTATCATGATATTCCACCTCTAGATACAGTCTGGTGACGAGATCAGAAACCGTGAGGCTGGATAATGAAACGTTTTCATTGTACCACGAGAGCTGACCTCGTGCCACACTCGGCACTGAACACGCTACGAGACATTTCGGGCTTGAAACTTTCTTGCATGCCGGAAAATCTCTGGAAATTTTGGGATCTGGGATCTGAAAACcataaaatgaattttaataacaaaaaagtgCAAAGCAGTAAGCTGGACATTTCTAGAGTTTCTAAGTCTCAGTATTACATTAGGTATATGAATGTCATCCATCACTGTCATCACTCCATCACAAGACACATCtggaacacaaacataaattatttacagataccttgttaaaaaaacattttccaagATGTTTTCAGGCAGCAGTACAATGCAAATTTGAACACATTTTAgaagatttattttcatttatccTAAAAACCGTTTAAGATTTACCACCAAAGGCCCGTAGAAAGAACAAAACCATAATCCATTTCACATTCTTCATATGGACCTTCATCTGGAATTCACAGACGAAAAAGAACACAATGTTAAGCAGTCTATCTCTACGTTTATTGTATTTCTATACATTTGCAACACCAtttaattcataacatttatatttatatacagccacagaaagaaaatacctttaatcagcatttcagCATATTGCGGTCATTCCAGtcaagtgtttgttgaattgaaacagaaacaaaccgcaggaatgacaaagtcatcaaacagcaaatgtgaaaaacagagaaaaggCAAAGATGCATGAAAAAACAGGTTTATTCCATCATATATTCAATTGACACTGGGATTAAACATTAGGATtgtgttgtaaataaatatgaacttgttttctctgCAGTTAAACGCAGAAGTTAAATGTGAAAACATgacatattttgtgttattttgaccCTGTTCTGCTTCCGTTTTCTTCATGACAtgcaaattaaaaacaatagGTTTATTATCATTTGGTATCTGAAATGTTGTCACTACAATTAACAATCATTTTATCTAGAAATAGTACATTGAGAACAAGCTTAAATCATTTTGAAGTGGCTGTAAGTTTTAAATAaccatttttgtaataaaacaaacaattacgACGaatataaaaacagtaaatgatTGTAATAGTTCATTATTTAGTAAATAAACCAAATAAAGTTGAGTAaaagtttactttattttgcatgttttttttgttgcgtggccttaaaataaacaaacacataaataaacaaacgctTCACTCCAAAGAGTCAAACAAACTCAGTACCTCAAACTTTCCAGCGATGAATTTAGTACAACGAAGTAACAGCTCGTCCAGAATAATAAGCGCGTCCGTGTCGTGACCCCTTGACGACCCCTGGTTGACAGGAAATGCACGAACCCCTCGACAATTCGGGGCTAGTGAGCGGAGTGTCTTGCAATAAATGTCGAAAAAcctttttatttacttgttacAGTCGTTTAGATCTACACCAAACTATTCAATCGGCCTAATACAAACTATGCAAAATATTAAATCAACCCTGGCAGGATTCTCCCTTGCAGACCGTGACTCTAGTTCACTTTTCCAGTTTCACTTTCCCATAGCGAGCGAGCCAGGGCTTGCTTGTGTTCGCATTGATGGGCGTGTCGACAGGTGGGGGCGTGTCTAAAAGGTGGGGTGCGTGACGAAAGCTGCCTGCTCCGCATAAATACCGTAAGCTTGGACACTTTTAGTTTTGCATCCCATTTTAGAATCTGCTGTCGATGTATAAAGTGGATATTTTAATTAGTTTGCGAATCTATGATTTGTTCCCAGGCAGATCGTTTTGACTGACTTCAAAGTAGCTGTATCAACTGCGTTCAGTCTTGTGAAATCAACGTCTCATTTAGAGAAGCTGTGGTGATGGCACATTCTTCACATGATTAACATGAAACAGGATTTAACTTGATGACAATAAAGGTGCtgttgaaaatgaaagtgtttaaaGCAGGACTATaggaattttaaaacatttctgccACCTTGTGGTCATTTAtggtatatatacatatttgtgtccggtattaaaatacacatttaggAAATAACAAAGGACACAAACATGCTAgccaaaaatgaataataataataatcacacTACATTCTGTTATAGAGCatcatgtgttttattttccatATGTGTCAGCATGTCACCTCATCCATTCCACATTAATGATTCAATCTCGCTATTGGAAATCTGTCTACTTtctacatttatacatttgtcagATACTTTTATTCGAAGCTCCttgcatacagtacattgaAGGTATGCAATATATTCCCTGGGAATCAATCCGATGACCTGCGACAAGTTCGGGCAAAGACATCAGCTTGGCGTTGCTGGGAGTTGATGTTTATATGATTCTGTTATTGGTGTCATTTCACCATACTGTCAAGAAGATCCAGAAAATCAGGAATTAAACAAGTGTTTTATACTGTAGGTGTTGCTTCCAattacaacattaaaaatacaaaattatatgAATTCGGTAAAATTCTCTGTCCTACCTCGATTAGAGATTGAGCTATTCTGAACAGTAAACTAAGGGACTGTTCACAGAACACCACTTCATTACATTATGGGATGTTTTGCAGCAGATTCCTgcaagacaaaacaatgttAGAAGCATGTTTTCTCCAACAAGTCTCCGCTTTGGTAACCCGTGGGGCGTCGTAGCGATGGATGTCCCGCCTTCCCTTAAAAATGGCCAATCAACGCATACCTGGTGGAGGGGCTCTAAGTGCCGCGGGCACTTGCCAACATTTGTGCTGGAGCAACCTGGAAAACGCGTTAATAAGCGCAGTTTGAGCTTAAGAAACTAAATATGGGATACATCTAATGTCAGTTTTAACTGTTGGttggaaatatgttgttttttgggTCCCTAGCTAGGCATTTTAGAGCTATCCGTCTTCCCTCATTCAAGGACTTGGTCTCTCTCGTCTGACTGAAATACCTGCAGAGCGCGATGATTTTCTTCAAAATCATCTTCAGTTTGGGCTGCCATGCCATACacggaagaaaaaaatacaagaNNNNNNNNNNNNNNNNNNNNNNNNNNNNNNNNNNNNNNNNNNNNNNNNNNNNNNNNNNNNNNNNNNNNNNNNNNNNNNNNNNNNNNNNNNNNNNNNNNNNNNNNNNNNNNNNNNNNNNNNNNNNNNNNNNNNNNNNNNNNNNNNNNNNNNNNNNNNNNNNNNNNNNNNNNNNNNNNNNNNNNNNNNNNNNNNNNNNNNNNNNNNNNNNNNNNNNNNNNNNNNNNNNNNNNNNNNNNNNNNNNNNNNNNNNNNNNNNNNNNNNNNNNNNNNNNNNNNNNNNNNNNNNNNNNNNNNNNNNNNNNNNNNNNNNNNNNNNNNNNNNNNNNNNNNNNNNNNNNNNNNNNNNNNNNNNNNNNNNNNNNNNNNNNNNNNNNNNNNNNNNNNNNNNNNNNNNNNNNNNNNNNNNNNNNNNNNNNNNNNNNNNNNNNNNNNNNNNNNNNNNNNNNNNNNNNNNNNNNNNNNNNNNNNNNNNNNNNNNNNNNNNNNNNNNNNNNNNNNNNNNNNNNNNNNNNNNNNNNNNNNNNNNNNNNNNNNNNNNNNNNNNNNNNNNNNNNNNNNNNNNNNNNNNNNNNNNNNNNNNNNNNNNNNNNNNNNNNNNNNNNNNNNNNNNNNNNNNNNNNNNNNNNNNNNNNNNNNNNNNNNNNNNNNNNNNNNNNNNNNNNNNNNNNNNNNNNNNNNNNNNNNNNNNNNNNNNNNNNNNNNNNNNNNNNNNNNNNNNNNNNNNNNNNNNNNNNNNNNNNNNNNNNNNNNNNNNNNNNNNNNNNNNNNNNNNNNNNNNNNNNNNNNNNNNNNNNNNNNNNNNNNNNNNNNNNNNNNNNNNNNNNNNNNNNNNNNNNNNNNNNNNNNNNNNNNNNNNNNNNNNNNNNNNNNNNNNNNNNNNNNNNNNNNNNNNNNNNNNNNNNNNNNNNNNNNNNNNNNNNNNNNNNNNNNNNNNNNNNNNNNNNNNNNNNNNNNNNNNNNNNNNNNNNNNNNNNNNNNNNNNNNNNNNNNNNNNNNNNNNNNNNNNNNNNNNNNNNNNNNNNNNNNNNNNNNNNNNNNNNNNNNNNNNNNNNNNNNNNNNNNNNNNNNNNNNNNNNNNNNNNNNNNNNNNNNNNNNNNNNNNNNNNNNNNNNNNNNNNNNNNNNNNNNNNNNNNNNNNNNNNNNNNNNNNNNNNNNNNNNNNNNNNNNNNNNNNNNNNNNNNNNNNNNNNNNNNNNNNNNNNNNNNNNNNNNNNNNNNNNNNNNNNNNNNNNNNNNNNNNNNNNNNNNNNNNNNNNNNNNNNNNNNNNNNNNNNNNNNNNNNNNNNNNNNNNNNNNNNNNNNNNNNNNNNNNNNNNNNNNNNNNNNNNNNNNNNNNNNNNNNNNNNNNNNNNNNNNNNNNNNNNNNNNNNNNNNNNNNNNNNNNNNNNNNNNNNNNNNNNNNNNNNNNNNNNNNNNNNNNNNNNNNNNNNNNNNNNNNNNNNNNNNNNNNNNNNNNNNNNNNNNNNNNNNNNNNNNNNNNNNNNNNNNNNNNNNNNNNNNNNNNNNNNNNNNNNNNNNNNNNNNNNNNNNNNNNNNNNNNNNNNNNNNNNNNNNNNNNNNNNNNNNNNNNNNNNNNNNNNNNNNNNNNNNNNNNNNNNNNNNNNNNNNNNNNNNNNNNNNNNNNNNNNNNNNNNNNNNNNNNNNNNNNNNNNNNNNNNNNNNNNNNNNNNNNNNNNNNNNNNNNNNNNNNNNNNNNNNNNNNNNNNNNNNNNNNNNNNNNNNNNNNNNNNNNNNNNNNNNNNNNNNNNNNNNNNNNNNNNNNNNNNNNNNNNNNNNNNNNNNNNNNNNNNNNNNNNNNNNNNNNNNNNNNNNNNNNNNNNNNNNNNNNNNNNNNNNNNNNNNNNNNNNNNNNNNNNNNNNNNNNNNNNNNNNNNNNNNNNNNNNNNNNNNNNNNNNNNNNNNNNNNNNNNNNNNNNNNNNNNNNNNNNNNNNNNNNNNNNNNNNNNNNNNNNNNNNNNNNNNNNNNNNNNNNNNNNNNNNNNNNNNNNNNNNNNNNNNNNNNNNNNNNNNNNNNNNNNNNNNNNNNNNNNNNNNNNNNNNNNNNNNNNNNNNNNNNNNNNNNNNNNNNNNNNNNNNNNNNNNNNNNNNNNNNNNNNNNNNNNNNNNNNNNNNNNNNNNNNNNNNNNNNNNNNNNNNNNNNNNNNNNNNNNNNNNNNNNNNNNNNNNNNNNNNNNNNNNNNNNNNNNNNNNNNNNNNNNNNNNNNNNNNNNNNNNNNNNNNNNNNNNNNNNNNNNNNNNNNNNNNNNNNNNNNNNNNNNNNNNNNNNNNNNNNNNNNNNNNNNNNNNNNNNNNNNNNNNNNNNNNNNNNNNNNNNNNNNNNNNNNNNNNNNNNNNNNNNNNNNNNNNNNNNNNNNNNNNNNNNNNNNNNNNNNNNNNNNNNNNNNNNNNNNNNNNNNNNNNNNNNNNNNNNNNNNNNNNNNNNNNNNNNNNNNNNNNNNNNNNNNNNNNNNNNNNNNNNNNNNNNNNNNNNNNNNNNNNNNNNNNNNNNNNNNNNNNNNNNNNNNNNNNNNNNNNNNNNNNNNNNNNNNNNNNNNNNNNNNNNNNNNNNNNNNNNNNNNNNNNNNNNNNNNNNNNNNNNNNNNNNNNNNNNNNNNNNNNNNNNNNNNNNNNNNNNNNNNNNNNNNNNNNNNNNNNNNNNNNNNNNNNNNNNNNNNNNNNNNNNNNNNNNNNNNNNNNNNNNNNNNNNNNNNNNNNNNNNNNNNNNNNNNNNNNNNNNNNNNNNNNNNNNNNNNNNNNNNNNNNNNNNNNNNNNNNNNNNNNNNNNNNNNNNNNNNNNNNNNNNNNNNNNNNNNNNNNNNNNNNNNNNNNNNNNNNNNNNNNNNNNNNNNNNNNNNNNNNNNNNNNNNNNNNNNNNNNNNNNNNNNNNNNNNNNNNNNNNNNNNNNNNNNNNNNNNNNNNNNNNNNNNNNNNNNNNNNNNNNNNNNNNNNNNNNNNNNNNNNNNNNNNNNNNNNNNNNNNNNNNNNNNNNNNNNNNNNNNNNNNNNNNNNNNNNNNNNNNNNNNNNNNNNNNNNNNNNNNNNNNNNNNNNNNNNNNNNNNNNNNNNNNNNNNNNNNNNNNNNNNNNNNNNNNNNNNNNNNNNNNNNNNNNNNNNNNNNNNNNNNNNNNNNNNNNNNNNNNNNNNNNNNNNNNNNNNNNNNNNNNNNNNNNNNNNNNNNNNNNNNNNNNNNNNNNNNNNNNNNNNNNNNNNNNNNNNNNNNNNNNNNNNNNNNNNNNNNNNNNNNNNNNNNNNNNNNNNNNNNNNNNNNNNNNNagtcaccaacgacaagg from Triplophysa rosa linkage group LG25, Trosa_1v2, whole genome shotgun sequence includes these protein-coding regions:
- the LOC130548284 gene encoding uncharacterized protein LOC130548284 isoform X5, which codes for MTVMDDIHIPNIPDPKISRDFPACKKVSSPKCLVACSVPSVARGQLSWYNENVSLSSLTVSDLVTRLYLEVEYHDKNNYSCVVSSSGKTKTSYLDVASSCQSCPKREIPEPASEGDSVILPTNLTEVQYEDHVMWLYENRLIAELFENVSACYDCQDKRFINRLQLDSQTGCLTVTNISKIHTGTIKLLITNGKHQECHRFNVTVYDPLPIPIITKDSTQCSSASKCVLLCSVLNVSDVTLSWYNGSRLNSSINVSDLKSNFLCLEVKYQDRNNYSCVVNNFFTNKTTPLNISEFCKAPWNIPLIVGISVGVVLSIIVLAVVLVYCCWNRFRCQRADASEDQLNVRYASVDVNGYRTAGQNITDNEPEDTHLLDQPTSSSQEFTPVNTLCCK
- the LOC130548284 gene encoding uncharacterized protein LOC130548284 isoform X1, with amino-acid sequence MKVHMKNVKWIMVLFFLRAFGDVSCDGVMTVMDDIHIPNIPDPKISRDFPACKKVSSPKCLVACSVPSVARGQLSWYNENVSLSSLTVSDLVTRLYLEVEYHDKNNYSCVVSSSGKTKTSYLDVASSCQSCPKREIPEPASEGDSVILPTNLTEVQYEDHVMWLYENRLIAELFENVSACYDCQDKRFINRLQLDSQTGCLTVTNISKIHTGTIKLLITNGKHQECHRFNVTVYDPLPIPIITKDSTQCSSASKCVLLCSVLNVSDVTLSWYNGSRLNSSINVSDLKSNFLCLEVKYQDRNNYSCVVNNFFTNKTTPLNISEFCKAPWNIPLIVGISVGVVLSIIVLAVVLVYCCWNRFRCQRADASEDQLNVRYASVDVNGYRTAGQNITDNEPEDTHLLDQPTSSSQEFTPVNTLCCK
- the LOC130548284 gene encoding uncharacterized protein LOC130548284 isoform X3, which gives rise to MKVHMKNVKWIMVLFFLRAFGDVSCDGVMTVMDDIHIPNIPDPKISRDFPACKKVSSPKCLVACSVPSVARGQLSWYNENVSLSSLTVSDLVTRLYLEVEYHDKNNYSCVVSSSGKTKTSYLDVASSCQSCPKREIPEPASEGDSVILPTNLTEVQYEDHVMWLYENRLIAELFENVSACYDCQDKRFINRLQLDSQTGCLTVTNISKIHTGTIKLLITNGKHQECHRFNVTVYDPLPIPIITKDSTQCSSASKCVLLCSVLNVSDVTLSWYNGSRLNSSINVSDLKSNFLCLEVKYQDRNNYSCVVNNFFTNKTTPLNISEFCKAPWNIPLIVGISVGVVLSIIVLAVVLVYCCWNRFRCQRADASEDQLNVRYASVDVNGTAGQNITDNEPEDTHLLDQPTSSSQEFTPVNTLCCK
- the LOC130548284 gene encoding uncharacterized protein LOC130548284 isoform X4 — translated: MKVHMKNVKWIMVLFFLRAFGDVSCDGVMTVMDDIHIPNIPDPKISRDFPACKKVSSPKCLVACSVPSVARGQLSWYNENVSLSSLTVSDLVTRLYLEVEYHDKNNYSCVVSSSGKTKTSYLDVASSCQSCPKREIPEPASEGDSVILPTNLTEVQYEDHVMWLYENRLIAELFENVSACYDCQDKRFINRLQLDSQTGCLTVTNISKIHTGTIKLLITNGKHQECHRFNVTVYDPLPIPIITKDSTQCSSASKCVLLCSVLNVSDVTLSWYNGSRLNSSINVSDLKSNFLCLEVKYQDRNNYSCVVNNFFTNKTTPLNISEFCKAPWNIPLIVGISVGVVLSIIVLAVVLVYCCWNRFRCQRDASEDQLNVRYASVDVNGTAGQNITDNEPEDTHLLDQPTSSSQEFTPVNTLCCK
- the LOC130548284 gene encoding uncharacterized protein LOC130548284 isoform X2, which encodes MKVHMKNVKWIMVLFFLRAFGDVSCDGVMTVMDDIHIPNIPDPKISRDFPACKKVSSPKCLVACSVPSVARGQLSWYNENVSLSSLTVSDLVTRLYLEVEYHDKNNYSCVVSSSGKTKTSYLDVASSCQSCPKREIPEPASEGDSVILPTNLTEVQYEDHVMWLYENRLIAELFENVSACYDCQDKRFINRLQLDSQTGCLTVTNISKIHTGTIKLLITNGKHQECHRFNVTVYDPLPIPIITKDSTQCSSASKCVLLCSVLNVSDVTLSWYNGSRLNSSINVSDLKSNFLCLEVKYQDRNNYSCVVNNFFTNKTTPLNISEFCKAPWNIPLIVGISVGVVLSIIVLAVVLVYCCWNRFRCQRDASEDQLNVRYASVDVNGYRTAGQNITDNEPEDTHLLDQPTSSSQEFTPVNTLCCK